Within the Oncorhynchus mykiss isolate Arlee chromosome 4, USDA_OmykA_1.1, whole genome shotgun sequence genome, the region TTTGTGACAGTGTCTGCTCCCTATTGGAAGCAAACAGCCAGCACACTCAGTCAGGAAGCCGATGCTCGACAAATCTGTTTAACCATGCCAGCGCATACCTAATGCTCCTTCACTGAAATAAGTTATTAGTCATTAGATCTGTTATTGACTTAGTACCAACTAAATACAGTGCCAAATAGGGAGATAAGGTGTAGGCTTAGCTGGAGACAAGTGTACTGTTTGTGTGATGGGTGTAAGAATTTCTTGATGGCTATAGCCTGACATAGTGTGGTGGGTGTAAGGATGTCTTGATGGCTATAGCCTGACATAGTGTGATGAGTGTAAGAATGCCTTGATGGCTATAGCCTGACATAGTGTGGTGGGTGTAAGGATGCCTTGATGGCTATAGCCTGACATAGTGTGATGGGTGTAAGGATGCCTTGAGGTCTATAGCCTGACATAGTGTGATGGGTGTAAGGATGCCTTGAGGTCTGTAGCCTGAGTGTGATTTTCCCAATCATGCCTTGTGGAAAATAACAAAATCAGACttcttaataaaaaaaaaaagtatatttaattCTGAAATCATCCATAGTATTTACAGCTTAAAAATATAACATTTGAGACTAAATCAGACCGTTTTTTCTGAGTAATACAGTATACAACTCATGAAGTCTAAATTATGAATGAATTATttacaaaaaataatacaaagtGCTTGTGAATAGAATTTGTCTCAAGAGATCTGTCATGCTCCCTCTTATTATATTCCCACTTTCAATAGAAAAGTACTTGGAGTTAATTTGGAGGTGCCCTGCCCAGTCTACAACGCTTGACTTCAAACTATGGAGATGTTGTCCATGGTGCAGGCACACGACTCCACGATCATGTTGGGGAACTCGGCCACTTCTATCTCCGTGTAGTCACCCTTCTTGACCAGGTACATCATGGGCAGCGGGGCGCTCTCCGCGATGGTACACTTCCGCTCCCCGTAGCCGTAGTTTCGCTTGGGCTGCTTGCACCCTCCAGCGCATCGGTAGGCCTGGTAGCCCGCTGGTTCGATTATCCAATACTGGGTCCACGTGAGCGCGCGGAAATTGATGAAGTATTTTTCTCTGCAGCACGTGTCCTTATCTGGATTGATTTCACAGTCACCTCGAGACCTAAACAGAAAATGAATAGGGAGTCGTTAGTTAACTTGCACTAATTGATGTGTAAAGGTAGGGTAATTGTTACTGGACCAACGTaacaatttaaaaatatatattttgaatttgTATAACAGCGCGCCTTACCCAAACTCTTCGAGGTTGAGTGTGTAGAGGATCAGCTCAGGTTTCCCCAATGTGTTTTCCGTCTGGTCCTGGGTGGTAAAGTGGACACTCTTGGCCATTTCTGCCGCGTAGCTGCCAGGTCTCTCGCCCTCGATCCACACCTCTAGGTTCATAGGTGTTTTCTGCTGCGTCTTTGACCAATAGTGCACACCCTGTGTGACATCAAAGCTTATCCAGCCAGTCTCATGGATGGGGATCAACCTACAGGAAATAAATGGTTGATTAAAAACCTTGCACATAGGTTCTACATTATAAGAACAAAGAACAACACATTGCCTAAAGGAAATTATCTGGACATGAAATGGCTTTGCGTAAAATCTTACCGTGagtccaccagagatgttgtgTTGGAGCCGTTCTCCAGCATCTCTACCCAGTAGATGGAGACTCTGGCGTTGTTAACCGGACGGTGGTTCCTCCTCTCGGGCATGGAGCGCTTGTGAGGAGGGGCTTTCTTGTACAGTTTCAGTTCGGCCATGGTCACCTCGCTATTATGGGGGATGCGGGTGTCCATGTCAAAGACCATCCGTTGCCGAGTGGTGTCTGAGTACACAAACTCCCCATAGATGTCTAATAGAACAGAACATAGAAAGTATTAAGTATTGAGTCTAAAATTCTCACTAACATGCATGGGTTGAAACTATGAGTGCACACAAAATGCGAGTACACAAAACAGTCATTTGTGCACCTGTGCCAAACTCGGTCTGCGACAAGTATGTATAACATCCAAGCAATATATtgctatttttatatatatatatataaataatgagATATATTTACGTCTCAAGCAGGCCTACTAGAAAATGATCTTACCTGCATTTCCTGGGATTCCCCTCAGAATCCCCGCCAAGCTTGGCAGAGACCTGCGCCGCCTTTCGTGGTGCAGCTTCAGCATTGACAGGTATTTATTCTTAATGTGCGCAGGCATTACAAGATTCTCCAAATCCCTTTTGTGAATTTTCGGAACTTCATCCAGTCCTAGTTTTTGAAGCAGGGTATCCTTCATGTCCTTGTGCGTGAAAGCTTTGGACACAGTGAATAAAGCCGCAGCACACAAAACGCAGGCACGGAGAAAATCCATCATAAATCTTCCCAACTGGTGTCTTGTCCAGCAAGGAGAAGACAACTACAGTAGCAGAGAAGCTCAGAGCGAGAAAGTGGTCCCCTGACATCAGGGGGCCCTTATAAACACCTGGCCCTCCCAGTCAGTCATTCGCATATTGAGAATGagggggttgggcagggggaACGATAGACTATCTCAACAAAAGTGTGACATTAAAAACAACGTCCACATCAGGACATCAGAAGTGCCATACTTTAAACGGCAACTAATTTCACCAGATTATATTGTatcagtatattttatagattcaTTTAAACACCATTCCTCTAAAATCGTAAAGGGATTTTATACAATTTATATCCTTCAATTTTATACAAAGCATTGAGAAGTCTAGTGATGTTTGTGgcaaaaaaaagaagaagttGCAGTAAGAGAACTCCTAAACAGCATAGTTATTGGATTGTTATGGGTTGAGAATATTGAATTGATCCAGAGGCATACATGTAGTAGCCTATTTGTAGTATAGTTCTAAGTAATGTTAGTTTGCAGGATGAGATGATTACAAATTGGTTGGTATTAAATGTTCCTATATGTTAAAATCATCCCAAAGGATGGACACTtgattgatcaaatattttgatcaatacttaagtacatttaatatataatatatatttatttataacaaATGCCTTCCCATTGACTCTTCTTCTTGTTGTCTACATCTGCACAGGTGTTCCAGACAGCCCCTGCCCATGTGAACCTGTGCTGTACCCTACACACCTACACAGCCTACACACCCTGATGTGTACATTCCACTGGACAATATAAAGCAAGCCCAGTCTGGCAACTGTCTGTCAGTGTTTATTTCTGTCTGTCTAGCAGCCATTTTAGTTGATCAGGGGCACCATGTATGGCCCATCACTTGTGTTGGGGAGGAGGGGCCAAGGGGATTAGATGTTTATTCCAAACCCATCACCCCTTCTGCCCCTCGGACAGATTAAAATGATTAGCCAAACAGACAGTTAATCCAAGGGCCGGAGTGAGGATGTGGATTGGGAGGCTCTTCACATGTTGATGATTATCTTATTCCACTGCAGGATTTGCCTTGCCTATTTTGTCACACAAACATAAGAAGAGGGGCTGGTTTTCCTAGAGTGGGCCCTAGTCTGTGTTTGTGTATTGGGGCTTATTTGTTCGGAGATGTCAGACAGACTAAAGGAGGACACAGGAAGAGTAAATGACAGATGACTGTCAGGGGGACATTGTTAGCCGCATCTGAAGACCACACTCAATGCCCTTCTCTGGAACTACTGTTTTCAAGGCTgttacaaaatgtttattctagtGAGCCATTTACcttatgttcatattcttatattttattattgttgttgcattgtcgagaaggaacctgcaagtaaacaTTTCATTGGAtaatgtataccatgtgtatcctgtacagtATATATGACTAATAAAAGCTTGAAACTTGTTTCCCATTTATTAGTTAAAGTGGCTGAAATGTATGGCTACATACATCCAGACCTGGGTCAAATAGACTTGTCAAGTACCTAAACTATGCAGGATTCATTTTACCTGGTACACTGCCTATGTGCACCAAATTATATGACATCAATTTGACCCAAATCTGCATACATCAATCACTACATCCTAAAGTCTACTTAAACATGTGAAACCATTATTTGCATTTTAAGAAATATTCAAATCAATACTACTTATATACATTATAGGCTACAATAATTTCCACACCAGTGAACATGTGATCCTTTCACTAACAAAGTAGTTTGTAATGTAAAGTTTGCATATGCAATAAGATTGTCTGATGATTAAACACACCACAGGAGACATGTGAATTCAGACCAGATGCATTGATTGGGTCAGCCTATACATAGCCTATGGATCTCAGTGATCTCTTGAAAGCACAAAACTTTCCCTTCCATTTGGACCCCTAATTTAGTAAATTAAAATACCTTGTGTGATATTTGTCAGTCTTTTCCCCTTCCCTTCTCAATCACAGACAAGACAGGGCGCTGGTTCAAAGCACAGATGCATCTGATTCTCCCAATGTGCCATTCCTCTTCAATCAGAGGCCTGCCAGCTCCTACAATCAACAACAGAAGTGTTAGTTAACATCTCACATCTGCATTAGAAAAGCTGTCCAATTTATCTGTGATCCGCTTCCTTTTGTGAAACAtaaaatcaccccccccccccccccccccccccccatgcatcTAAACATTACAAAATGGTATAATGATGCACATGACTGTAAAATCAAACATCCGTTCTCCTTCCATGGTTTGAATTGATTATAGAGAAAGAGCTTAAAATGACATTTATCAAAATGTAAAGTGTATGAGTTTCTGTACATTTGCATGGACTTCACTTCAGCACAAAATCAGCAGGCCAGGCCTATTATTTTGAGCATCTCAAATGAGAGAATGAAGCTGTGTGTAAAAGTCAATATTGAAGTTGTAGCCCACATGATTTAAATGACATTACACTATTGTCACTAACTTCCTAATTATGCTATATCCTGCCTGATCTCAACATCAAATATTGAAGAAATGCAATGTTTGCACGTGAATTGCTCTACTTGTAGGCTAATTGCCCAGTGTTCAAGTGGCCAATGTTGGCCAATAATCCTGTGCAGGGACCAACAGACCAGGCTGGACAGTCAGTTGTATGGGCTAATTTAATTGACAAGGCTATAGCCTAATTATATTTTATCACAGTTAATAGGGTCTCCAAAGGAAAATGACTACTTGGTTTTATCATAGTAGTTTATTTCTGTCTGTTCAGAGACTATTGGAGACTTACTATCTTGAAAAGGAATATTGTATCAAATTGCCTCTATGCCCTACCTAGGCTACAACAGtatacatctatctactgtagaTGCTTAATTGACGGGTGAGATTTCATATTTGACATTGTTACGAAATGATTGACAAACATGATGTAAATCAACTAAAGTAACTTTTAATTACCTTCTGGATGATTGTCAATACAATCGGTATCTGTTTGCAACTAGTTTCGATTCAAAACATCAGTAAAAGGAGTCGATAAAGTTCCAGGGCTCTCCAATCcagttcctggagagctatcatCCTATAGGTTTTCAATCCAATCCCAGTTGTAAACTaactaacctggttcagtttatcaaccagctatgTATTAGAATCAGGTgggctagattagggttggagcgaaaacctacaggacggtagatctccggGAACAGAGTTCGAGAGCCCTGCGGTAAACGAATGAACGAACGTAAGTAATATCCTTGAATCAAACCTACCGGTACAAGGCAACCATCCCCATCCAATAATTATACAGAATTGATGGCTGTGAAGATTCGCCAGGGGGCGCGGTTGTTCCAAGATATGTCATCAGATCCAATTTGCCACTTCCTTGGCCTAGTACTAGCCTGTGTTGAAAATATAATAATAAACATGTTTGCTTTATTATTTCAACACCGATAAGCATATTAATTGGCACAGAATATAACGCAATGGTTTTATACCTTCTCGATCATCATAGGGGTGGTAGAAGatttttttacaaaataaaatatcgTTTTTGAACACTATTTCCAACTGTTAAACACATAACATGTTTGAACTATTGTCTTTGAAATGTAAATGCCTTTCGTGTTGATAGCTCGGCAACACCATATTATGCTAGCAGTACTTTTATTTCTGATAATAAGCTGCAAGAATACAAACATTGGCTGATACGCTGGAAGATAATGTGGTGATAATTAATATTATTGTCAATCAATGAAGTCAATAGTTCACATATTTGACATCTGGTGAGGTCCATTGAAAAATGAAAATGTATTAGATTATTCTAATTTTCCTGACTGGTAACTAAAGAAAAAAGCTAGCCATGTAAACTACTTTGTGATCTATCCCAAAATGATTTAGTGTTTGTTGCTTGCTAATGCTGTGTTCACAACATCTTgtaatttcatttaaaaaaaaagtgaaagCAGCTCTGGATATACATTTTAATGACCTCCATGTTTGATTGTATTGTCCAGTTCAAAACGTGATGCACCCAACTCGTATTTACTATTTCACAAATGTTAATTActaccttcccacttggttatgaatgcaGCATTACTCAATGCAATGTGCAGATACAAAAATAAATTGTGTTAAGCAATTAAAGGGCCTGTTCTCATTCTTAAATGTGTCATTCCATTCTATACCAAtcaaatgaaatgctgaatacacgctgaatacaacaggtagaccttaccgtgaaatgcttatttatgaGCCCTTAAATAAACTAAGTAAAAACATCTATAAAAACTACACACAATAAAATTAAATGTCGGGGATGGCAGTGGGGGGAATGGCAGTGGGGCAGCGAAGCAAAACCATCATGTATTTTGTGATAAAAGCACCACATTTGGCACAGAGGTAGATTCATGGGTCCcggctagaagggatccagcttttgtcagattttacttttcgtagcaggttaagaGAATTAACTTagtaggttaggataattaggttaaggttaggaaaagggttagggttagctaaaatgcaaaaaaaaacacccCAAAATCTTTTTATgtaaatttgacaaaagctggatcccttctagccatgtaCCCTTAAAATATTTAGATATGGAGCCACCCCAGATTTGGTCCCTGGGGGCACGGCAGCCATTTTTCTAAATGGCTACCTAATGGTGTCACTATTTTGAAATTCAGAAGGATTGTTTTAAGATGAAGGCTACAAATTGGCTAACAGTTAGATTTATGGACCCTGAAAACATTTAGATTATGGAGCCAACACAGATTTGGCCCCTGGGGGGTGTGGCAGCAATTTCTTTAAATAGCCACATAGGGTAACACTATTTTACAATTTAAAAGGACTATTTTGAGGTAAACACACCATATTTGGTACAGCAGTAGATTTATGTAGCCTGAAAAGATTAAGATATGGAGCCACCACAGGTTTGGCCCTTGGGGGCCGTGGCCGCCATCTTCCAAAATGGCCACTGTCGGTTATACAATGTTACAATTCTAAAGGCCTTTCGTACTCCTTGTAATAtactgtgtgttactgttaaACCTTTTGGTTTTCAGGAGTTCCAGGCCAAaatatgtgatttaaaaaaacCAAAGAAGTATAGGAGGTTACTTTCTATAGATTTAAGGGTTGTAAAATAGTTGTACAGTCTGCAGCCTTTTAGTAAAATGGCTGCCATGGCCCCCAGGGCCATATCTGTGGTGGCTCCATATTTGAATCTTTTCAGGGTACCTCAGTCTACATCTGAGCCAAATTTAATCTGCAAATCTCCAAATAAAATCTCTGTCCATTTCATAAATTGACTGTCATGGCCCCCAGGGGCAAACTCTGTGGTGGCTTCATATCTAAATCTTTTGAGGCAACATGAATCTACCTCTGTGACAAATGTTGTGTGTTTATCTCTAAATAGTCTTTCTGAATTGTACAATAGTGTTATCCTATGCAGCCATTTTGGGGTGGCTCCATATCTAAATATTTTTAGGGTCGATAAATCTAAATCTGGAGCCTTtatcttaaagctgcaatatgtaatacattttttgggtgactgaccaaattcacatagaaatgtgagttatagatctgtcatttcaCAGGGGGTTGGTGGAACATTAATTAGGGAGGATGGAGTGGAACAGGaggaacggtatcaaatacagCAAACACATGGTtttgatgtgtttgatgccattccattttctTCACTTAGGCCTGTTCAGCTGGTGTTTCTATGGTAGCAGGGCAGGGGGACAGGATCCAGAGCGCTTCCAGTAGGATGCATGTGTCTGTTATGCAGGGTTGGGGATCAATTCCATTTGCTGTCATTcttattgaaagcaagtctaagaagcattAGATCAGTTCTATGTGTGCTACTTCTATGCTTCTCTTTCTTACgttgtgtttttgtgtcttttacttttggttttgtacaccagcttcaaacagccgAAAATTCAATATTTTTCatgatggaaaatatatttcacagtggtttagatgcaACAATAATTAtgtacactatacttgcttgtttagTCACATAGACTGAAATTAGGCTAACTATTTGAATTTTagtaaccaggaaatggcagagcgatttctacATAATGCATCTTTAAAACAGTCCTTCTGAAGGGTGGGTATGATTTGTGGAACGCTCCAACAGGAATATGTTCCAAAAACGTTGTAAATAACAAGGTTGTCAACAAACAGCGCGTACAAAGTCGTATAGCGGCAGAATAAGATACTGGGTAGGGAGTTGGCTATTTAATAACTTTTTTCAATCACCAATGTCTGTCCTCACTCTGGTAGCCTATggacaaacattaagaataaGCTTTGTGTTGAGTTGATGCCTGTTTGGaagctagttagctaggtgaaTTAATCATGCtactttgtatgcgttgtttgttggcaaccttgtactTTACAAAGTTTTTTGAACAGATTACTGTTGGAACGTTCCGCAAATACCCACCCCTTCTGAATTCCATAATAATGTTACCATCAGTGGCCATTTTGAAAAATGTTTGCCACGCCCCCTTAGGGGCGGCTCCATAACTAAATATTTTCAGGGTACATCAATCTACCTCTGTGCCAGATTTTGTGCTTTTATCACAATACGCACGATAGTGCCTATTTCTTTCAGTTTCGCCACCTAGCTACAACGACCGCAGTTTCCATTCACAATATTGTCCGCTATCCTTCCAATATACTCTCGCGTCCCACAGGACAGCAGATGCTGTGACGGCAGTGTGTGACGGTCGCCATGATGAGCTGGGGTTTTGCCTGCAGCAAGCTGTAGTTCGAGAACGGCAAGCGACCGACGTGGGAAGCAAGGGGGAAGGCAGTGTACTGGATTGGTATGAGCAAGAATGCAGCTTTTTTCTTGACGGGAAAAAGCTCAACCCCTCAGAGAAACCGCATTTTCGACGGATACAGCAATGGACATATATTCGAACCATAGTTTTAAACTGTGAAGAGGGCCAGGCAGTTGATTTTAAAATAATTGAATTTAAACGAAAAAACGAGCTAGTTAAGCCTTGCGCCCTTCTATTCTCAGACTCAACAGAGGAGGGGCATTGCATTGAGGCTTTGTAGCATTGCAGATCTAGTGTTGATGCATTTTTTTCCGCTGCAGTTTGGATAACCACATATCAACATCTCAGGGGATTGTTATAACTGCATTCTCACGGGTAATATTTTCACCGGGGGTATTTTTGACAGGAGAAGACTGGAAAAAATACGTAAGGAAATACTACAAGCGGCTTTCATTAGCCTACGTCAAAATCTGCTGGCCAGGGCAGGGTCTGCAATTGTGAGTTCTCCTTTGTGTTTTGGGGGAATAGGATAAATAAAATGAGGAAATATTACATGGCTCACTCACCTCCGAGATACTCTATATATACCTTGGTGAGAGGTGGATCATGATAGTTCTATTTTAGCTCGCTATTAGCTTGCTTGCCTCAACGTTTTTATTCATTTTGCTACAAGGTGAGACCGAGACAAGCTAAGCGAACTTCTTCTGTTCGTCCCTGGTCAGCCGGAATATAAGGTTTAGCTAACTATTTGAGTTAATATAATTTCCTCTACCAGCATCACCTGACTACAGTTTGAATCATGTCGGGAGAGGTCCGTTTGAAGAAACTGGAAAAGCTGATCCTGGACGGCCCAGCTCAGTCAAATGGCCAATGCCTTAGCGTGGAAACGCTATTGGATATCCTTATCTGCCTTTATGATGAGTGCAACAACTCACCCCTCAGAAGGGAGAAAAACATCTTGGAGTTTCTGGATTGGGGTAAGTTCCCCCCCTTTCTTTTGATGTAATGGTAATGGTGGTGCAATATGCCCCCCCTTTTACCACATACCTTTTAATAGTAGTAGAGACCTCAACACAAGGCCTGGTCATGAAGGAGCTGCTGTCCTCTTAGCCTAGGCCACCTCCACACCCCCGTTTTTAACTTCAAGGCAATTGTGCTTTTCTAGTGTATGACTGTTTTGGGGTACTTTATATCCAACTTGAGTCGTGTCCCATAACAAATTGACTTTACACACCAACAGCAAATGTTACCATTGTTGTAGTGGCAGTAGCCAGGCAGTGGCCTAGCACGAGCCCCAAATGTCATGGAACGTTTGCAATAGTGTAACCTCTCCCCCACTCACGGTCATTGAAAAGCAAAGCACACAGGACCACACACAACTTAATCATTTGTTGAAAAAGCGAACTGTGTGTGTAACGACATTGGTGGTTTGGTTCGAGCACTAATGGAATGCGAACGAGCTTTTATCTGACAGGTCCAGTGGTAACTCTGTATGGGTATGCCTTACCGAGATGCCCAAGTGCCAAGTGGGATTTAATTTGGACATTTACCCCGTGTTAACACACGGAGCCAGCCAGAggctaggggaaacactgcaatATGTACTGCAATTAGGTGCTTTTATTCAGGACTCAGCCATTTCACTGACAGTAGCTGCAAACAATGGAAATCATTTCACCTTTACAAACACCATAGAAACACTATCAAAATAAGTGTATGCTTCATTTAGGCTAAGGGGTTGTAATGTATTGCGAGTACATGTAGCCTACTAAAATTAAGCATATTTCAACACCTTTGGTGGTGTCCTCCTTTTGACCTCTGAGCTTACCACAAGGTTTGATGACATGATTTGACAAATTCTCCATAACGTAATGAATAGTGCTTATACCCAGGCCTGTCACATGAAACACCATTCCCCAAAGATGGATGAGACACTTAAATTCAAAATACACCTTTCACTTTAACTTTAATGTTCACAAAACATAATTCTCAAAACATTGCCATTATAAAACACCATCATGTTATAAAGTATAAGACTAGCTATGACTTATGTCATCCCTGATATTCCCTTCATGCTCAGCCCACAACAGTAGACAAACATTACTATAAGGTTTGCTTTTCATCACTTAGCTTGGTGACCTCATTTTGGTTGATATGGCAACAGACCCATGTTTAACCTGCAGCCATCGGTGAATGGACCAGGCCTAGTTCACCATATCCTTCAGTTATGACCTTATAACACTGACTACCTAGTAGTAAGCAGAAGATTGGAAGAGGCGTTGACCTGAATTACACTATTTTTAAGGCTCAATTATGAAATATGTAACAATTGTTTTATCTGCATTGTTTATTTGCTATTAATGGAACTATGTTCATTCTAAATACTGTCCAGCACAATGCTACAACACTAGCCTATATTATACACTAATAACAATGTTATAGGCCTAAAACACTATACTATACTTTATGATACTATACTATAGGCCTACTATCTATGTAGCCTGAGAAGTTGAAGTCCAGATATGAGGAGGATCAGAATAAACAACAATCTGTTTGAGAATGAACTGTTGTTGTGGTTctggtgaggtgtggtgtggtttTGGTGAGGTGTGGTTCTGGTATGGTGAGGTGTGGTTCTGGTATGGTGAGGTGTGGTTCTGGTATGGTGAGGTGTGGTTCTGGTATGGTGAGGTGTGGttctggtatggtgtggtgtggttctggtatggtgtggtgtggttctGGTATGGTGTGggtatgatgtggtgtgatgttgTGGTGTGGGTATAATGTGGTGTGATGTTGTGGTGTGGTTCTGGTGTGGTGTGGGTATGATGTGATGTGGTTCTGGTGTGggtatgatgtggtgtgatgttgtggtgtgggtatgatgtggtgtgatgttgtggtgtgatgttgtggtgtgggtatgatgtggtgtgattagaggtcgaccgattatgatttttcaacggcgatactgattattggaggacccaagaaagccgataccgattaattggctaattttgaattaaaaaaaataataagtatatatacactgctcaagaaAATAAAgcgaacactaaaataacacatcctagatctgaatgaatgaaatattcttattaaatacttgtttctttacatagttgaatgtgctgacaacaaaatcacacacaaattatcaatggaaatcaaatttatcaacccacggaggtctggatttggagtcacactcaaaattaaagtggaaaaccacactacagactgatccaactttgatgtaatgtccttaaaacaagtcaaaatgagactCAGTattgtgtgtggcctccacgtgcctgtatgacctccctacaatgcctgggcatgctcctgatgaggtggcggatggtctcctgagggatctcctcccagacctggactaaagcatccgccaactcctggacagtctgtggtgcaacgtggcgttggtggatggagcgagacatgatgtcccagatgtgctcaattggattcgggtctggggaacgggtgggccagtccatagcgtcaatgccttcctcttgcaggaactgctgacacactccagccacatgaggtctagcattgtcttgcattaggaggaacccagggccaaccgcaccagcatatggtctcacaagggg harbors:
- the LOC110520984 gene encoding left-right determination factor 2-like isoform X1, producing the protein MDFLRACVLCAAALFTVSKAFTHKDMKDTLLQKLGLDEVPKIHKRDLENLVMPAHIKNKYLSMLKLHHERRRRSLPSLAGILRGIPGNADIYGEFVYSDTTRQRMVFDMDTRIPHNSEVTMAELKLYKKAPPHKRSMPERRNHRPVNNARVSIYWVEMLENGSNTTSLVDSRLIPIHETGWISFDVTQGVHYWSKTQQKTPMNLEVWIEGERPGSYAAEMAKSVHFTTQDQTENTLGKPELILYTLNLEEFGSRGDCEINPDKDTCCREKYFINFRALTWTQYWIIEPAGYQAYRCAGGCKQPKRNYGYGERKCTIAESAPLPMMYLVKKGDYTEIEVAEFPNMIVESCACTMDNISIV
- the LOC110520984 gene encoding left-right determination factor 2-like isoform X2, whose translation is MKDTLLQKLGLDEVPKIHKRDLENLVMPAHIKNKYLSMLKLHHERRRRSLPSLAGILRGIPGNADIYGEFVYSDTTRQRMVFDMDTRIPHNSEVTMAELKLYKKAPPHKRSMPERRNHRPVNNARVSIYWVEMLENGSNTTSLVDSRLIPIHETGWISFDVTQGVHYWSKTQQKTPMNLEVWIEGERPGSYAAEMAKSVHFTTQDQTENTLGKPELILYTLNLEEFGSRGDCEINPDKDTCCREKYFINFRALTWTQYWIIEPAGYQAYRCAGGCKQPKRNYGYGERKCTIAESAPLPMMYLVKKGDYTEIEVAEFPNMIVESCACTMDNISIV